In Bacillus cereus ATCC 14579, a single window of DNA contains:
- a CDS encoding FbpB family small basic protein — protein sequence MRKKVRKSFKQLLIENKQSLLNNKENMKEIEERIEKRHVAYSGASN from the coding sequence ATGAGAAAAAAAGTGAGAAAATCTTTTAAACAATTATTAATTGAAAATAAACAATCACTATTAAATAATAAAGAAAATATGAAAGAAATTGAAGAGAGAATTGAGAAACGACATGTAGCATATAGTGGTGCTAGTAATTAA
- a CDS encoding cation-transporting P-type ATPase: MLYANKTVGNTSYKLSKKSIKEQTMLQKNKDLLIEIATRDVKSVFAYFKTTRDGLSMKEAQKRIQVYGRNELTSKRALLAEVMMKLGGMIPGFSKQRVCDELQRETITVSRVECSSSTGLNSELKMMEIPVQELVPGDMIFLSAGDAVPADVRIIYADDLLVNESVLTGNEANIEKFESCYHLERKRFIPLKRMKDYNPLELENVCFKGSHIVSGNAKAIVVSTGKNTYSGILHTCCSRTS; the protein is encoded by the coding sequence ATGTTATATGCAAACAAAACTGTGGGTAACACGTCATATAAACTAAGTAAAAAATCAATAAAAGAACAAACAATGCTCCAAAAAAATAAAGATTTATTAATTGAAATTGCAACAAGAGATGTAAAATCTGTATTTGCATATTTTAAAACAACAAGAGACGGACTATCAATGAAAGAGGCGCAAAAACGTATTCAAGTATATGGCCGAAATGAACTAACTTCAAAAAGAGCACTTCTCGCAGAAGTAATGATGAAGCTTGGTGGCATGATTCCAGGTTTTTCAAAACAACGTGTGTGTGATGAATTACAACGTGAAACGATTACTGTATCTAGAGTAGAATGTTCTAGTAGTACAGGGTTAAATAGTGAACTGAAAATGATGGAGATACCAGTGCAAGAACTTGTACCTGGAGATATGATTTTTCTTTCGGCTGGAGATGCTGTGCCAGCTGATGTACGTATTATTTATGCAGATGATTTATTAGTGAATGAGTCTGTGTTAACGGGAAACGAAGCGAATATAGAGAAGTTTGAGAGCTGCTATCACCTTGAACGTAAACGATTTATTCCATTAAAACGGATGAAAGATTATAATCCACTTGAGCTTGAAAATGTATGTTTTAAAGGTTCGCATATCGTTAGTGGAAATGCAAAAGCTATCGTTGTTTCTACTGGAAAAAATACGTATTCAGGCATATTGCATACTTGTTGTAGTAGAACGTCTTAA
- a CDS encoding 5'-3' exonuclease has product MKKVLLVDGMALLFRAFYATSVYGQFMKRQDGTPTNGIHGYMKHLLTATQAIEPTHIVTCWDMGSTTFRTESFSNYKANRAAPPEELIPQFDLVQEMTAKLSIPVIGMKGYEADDCIGTLAKQYCNEAEVYILTGDTDLLQLVDKNVTVMLLRKGIGNYEYYTPERIMEEKGVEPWQIVHAKAFMGDTSDNYPGVKGIGEKTAYKLIQEHGTVSAVLENVESLTKAQRTKIESDLENLNISLQLAQIHCEVPISCLLEEGLHTMDEEKLRFVCEEMNWGRPEILINML; this is encoded by the coding sequence ATGAAAAAAGTACTATTAGTTGATGGTATGGCACTATTATTTCGTGCTTTTTACGCAACAAGTGTCTACGGACAATTTATGAAACGACAAGATGGAACCCCTACGAACGGGATTCATGGTTATATGAAACACTTGTTAACAGCTACGCAAGCGATCGAACCAACACATATCGTTACATGCTGGGATATGGGAAGTACGACATTTAGAACAGAATCGTTCTCGAATTATAAAGCAAATCGTGCAGCGCCACCAGAAGAATTAATTCCTCAATTTGATTTAGTGCAAGAAATGACTGCGAAATTATCCATTCCAGTTATCGGTATGAAAGGCTACGAAGCGGACGATTGTATCGGTACGCTTGCAAAACAATACTGCAATGAAGCTGAAGTTTATATTTTAACTGGTGATACAGATTTACTTCAACTTGTTGATAAGAACGTTACAGTTATGCTTCTGCGTAAAGGAATTGGAAATTACGAATATTACACACCGGAGAGAATCATGGAAGAAAAAGGTGTAGAGCCGTGGCAAATCGTCCATGCAAAAGCTTTCATGGGAGATACAAGTGATAATTATCCAGGTGTAAAAGGTATCGGTGAAAAAACAGCGTATAAGCTTATTCAAGAGCACGGAACAGTATCCGCTGTACTAGAAAATGTAGAATCATTAACAAAAGCGCAGCGTACGAAGATTGAAAGTGATTTAGAGAACTTAAATATTTCGTTGCAATTAGCACAAATTCACTGTGAAGTTCCAATTTCATGTTTACTAGAAGAGGGATTACACACAATGGATGAAGAAAAACTTAGATTTGTTTGTGAAGAAATGAATTGGGGAAGACCTGAAATATTAATAAATATGCTATAA
- a CDS encoding glutathionylspermidine synthase family protein — MSQYIRDRKEFYLKYPDFWSDLYECEYSLFHVFSITNQTLDQLHLATERMGKIFFKTARLLRNLSDEQLLDLGFPSASLSFIRMKGLYPESVISRFDFAVTEDNKIKMLEFNSDTPTFIVECFQMNGKVCGNLGYDDPNSDQERLLSSGVTKAVMEATKGLDNPNVVFTAHHEHIEDWNTTMYLSQLCHVENKVVPMSELRITKDALVDKDGAKIDVLYRQTYPIEDLIEDQDPETGDLVGVELLQLVKAGKLFIINPLSAFLLQPKSIQCLIWGLAEEEAFYTNEEQQWIKEYMLPTYLEPDLFLGKGSFVQKPSFGREGDTITIRDKDENIMLQNAHQTYKASLPIFQKYIELPVVSLETEKGIEKLSYVFGSFLIAGKASSIGIRAGEKITGNESYYLPVGIKRRGKND; from the coding sequence ATGTCGCAATACATAAGGGATCGAAAAGAATTTTATTTAAAATATCCGGATTTTTGGTCGGATTTATATGAATGTGAGTATAGTTTGTTTCATGTTTTTTCTATAACAAATCAGACTTTGGACCAATTACACTTAGCGACTGAACGAATGGGGAAAATATTTTTTAAGACTGCTAGACTGCTGCGTAATTTAAGTGACGAACAGCTTCTAGATCTTGGCTTTCCATCCGCGAGTTTATCTTTCATTAGAATGAAAGGGCTCTATCCTGAATCTGTAATTTCGCGATTTGATTTTGCTGTAACAGAGGATAACAAAATCAAAATGCTTGAGTTTAATAGTGATACACCAACTTTTATTGTGGAATGTTTTCAAATGAATGGGAAAGTATGTGGAAATCTAGGCTATGATGATCCAAACTCGGATCAAGAACGATTGCTATCTTCTGGTGTAACGAAAGCAGTAATGGAAGCGACAAAGGGATTAGATAATCCAAATGTTGTTTTTACAGCACATCATGAACATATCGAGGATTGGAATACCACTATGTATTTAAGTCAGCTATGCCATGTTGAAAATAAAGTAGTGCCAATGTCAGAACTTAGAATTACAAAGGATGCTCTAGTCGATAAAGATGGGGCGAAGATTGATGTTTTATATCGCCAAACATATCCGATAGAAGATTTAATTGAGGATCAAGATCCTGAAACAGGAGATTTGGTAGGTGTGGAATTGTTACAACTTGTAAAAGCCGGAAAGCTTTTTATAATAAATCCTTTGTCAGCATTTTTACTTCAGCCAAAATCAATTCAGTGTCTTATTTGGGGGTTAGCAGAAGAAGAGGCCTTTTATACAAATGAGGAACAACAGTGGATTAAAGAATATATGTTACCTACATATTTAGAACCAGATTTATTTTTAGGAAAAGGTTCTTTCGTTCAAAAACCTTCATTTGGGAGAGAAGGAGATACAATTACGATTCGCGATAAAGACGAAAATATTATGCTTCAAAATGCACACCAAACATATAAAGCGTCACTGCCGATATTTCAAAAGTATATCGAACTGCCAGTCGTATCCTTGGAAACAGAAAAAGGGATCGAGAAACTGTCATATGTGTTTGGTTCGTTTTTAATTGCTGGAAAAGCGAGTAGTATCGGTATTCGTGCGGGAGAAAAGATTACAGGAAATGAATCGTACTATTTACCGGTAGGTATAAAAAGGAGGGGAAAAAATGATTAA
- a CDS encoding DUF350 domain-containing protein, with translation MINFLLYLVVTLGLLCIGLFLMEVTTKVKEFKLMAQGNKAVSYVLGGRLLGLAVVLYSTAANSISLLDMISWGAVGILAQIIVFYLSEWLTPRFNINKSLEEDNQAVGIFLMFLSISIGIVIAGCITY, from the coding sequence ATGATTAATTTTTTATTATATTTAGTAGTAACACTCGGCCTTTTATGTATAGGTCTGTTCTTGATGGAAGTGACAACGAAAGTAAAGGAATTTAAGTTAATGGCTCAAGGAAATAAGGCGGTAAGCTATGTGCTTGGAGGACGATTACTTGGGTTAGCTGTTGTTTTATATTCGACAGCAGCTAATTCAATTTCACTTCTTGATATGATTTCGTGGGGAGCAGTTGGGATTTTGGCTCAAATTATCGTCTTTTATTTATCTGAGTGGCTTACACCACGCTTTAATATAAACAAAAGTCTCGAAGAAGATAATCAAGCAGTCGGTATTTTTCTTATGTTTTTATCAATTTCAATTGGGATTGTAATTGCTGGTTGTATAACTTATTAA